One Bosea sp. 685 DNA segment encodes these proteins:
- a CDS encoding glycosyltransferase family 4 protein has product MSFQPGAHLSLPSTETHPLSGRTILQIIPDLEAGGAERTAVDIAKGLTDVGARALVATEGGRLVAELQAKGGVWLPFPAATKNPFAMALNVRRLVLLCRHEGVELIHARSRAPAWVALAAARALKLPFVTTYHGSYASRSVVKTLYNSVMARGDVVIANSGYTADLILAKHAFARDRIRVVHRGTNFSAFAPAAVGTERIQALRAAWKVEPHQRIVLLPGRLTGWKGHRVLIEAARILRDGGDAETAFILAGDPQGRDGYVKELDQLIAKAGLEGRVKRVGHCTDMPAALLSAAVVTVPSTEPEAFGRVAVEAQAMGAPVVVADLGAVPETVLAPPQVTPAERTGWRVPPGDAAALAASLSEALALRPSARDALARRARQHVERHFSLETMVAETLDVYCALLGR; this is encoded by the coding sequence ATGTCCTTCCAGCCCGGCGCGCATCTGTCGCTGCCCTCGACCGAGACGCACCCGCTCAGCGGCCGCACCATCTTGCAGATCATTCCCGATCTCGAGGCGGGCGGGGCCGAGCGGACGGCCGTCGATATCGCCAAGGGGCTGACCGATGTCGGCGCGCGCGCGCTCGTCGCGACCGAGGGCGGCCGCCTCGTCGCCGAATTGCAGGCCAAGGGCGGCGTCTGGCTGCCCTTTCCCGCCGCCACGAAAAATCCCTTCGCCATGGCGTTGAATGTCCGCCGCCTGGTGCTGCTCTGCCGGCACGAGGGCGTCGAACTCATCCATGCCCGTTCGCGTGCGCCGGCCTGGGTCGCGCTCGCGGCGGCTCGTGCACTGAAACTGCCTTTCGTCACGACCTATCACGGCTCCTATGCCAGCCGCTCCGTGGTGAAGACGCTCTATAATTCGGTGATGGCGCGCGGCGACGTGGTGATCGCGAATTCGGGCTATACGGCCGATCTGATCCTGGCCAAGCATGCTTTCGCGCGCGACCGCATAAGGGTCGTCCATCGCGGCACCAATTTCTCGGCCTTCGCGCCGGCCGCCGTCGGGACGGAGCGTATCCAGGCCCTGCGCGCGGCCTGGAAGGTCGAGCCGCATCAGCGCATCGTGCTGCTGCCCGGCCGACTGACCGGCTGGAAGGGGCATCGCGTCCTGATCGAGGCCGCCCGCATCCTGCGCGATGGCGGCGATGCCGAGACCGCCTTCATCCTGGCCGGCGACCCGCAGGGCCGCGACGGCTATGTCAAGGAACTCGACCAGCTCATCGCCAAGGCGGGGCTGGAAGGCCGCGTCAAGCGCGTCGGCCATTGCACCGACATGCCGGCGGCGCTGCTCTCGGCCGCCGTGGTCACCGTGCCCTCGACCGAGCCCGAGGCCTTCGGGCGCGTCGCGGTCGAGGCGCAGGCGATGGGCGCGCCCGTCGTGGTGGCCGATCTCGGCGCCGTGCCGGAGACCGTATTGGCTCCGCCGCAGGTCACGCCGGCGGAACGCACCGGCTGGCGCGTGCCGCCGGGCGATGCAGCCGCGCTCGCCGCCAGCCTCAGTGAGGCGCTGGCCCTGCGCCCCTCCGCGCGCGATGCCCTGGCACGGCGCGCGCGCCAGCATGTCGAGCGGCATTTCTCGCTGGAGACGATGGTGGCGGAGACGCTCGACGTCTATTGCGCGCTGTTGGGCCGGTAA
- a CDS encoding LysR family transcriptional regulator, producing MDIRWLQDFLTVAERGNFTRAAEERNASQAAFSRRIQALETWLGVTLIDRSVFPTRLTPEGERFRETAAETLHQLLDAKTGLSGQPTAKRDQVVIALPHALATGRLPGWWASWSQGRALSCKVAPGNVHDTVTALVSGAVDLLVCFHHAQQPIHLDAERYDRLVIGVEHLRPYVAAEHAERWPLPGKAQAPLPLLMYSAGAYLGRMVDLIIEAAPEPLAGHRLVESDMADVLRDMAVAGYGIAWLPECAAAAAGPKLVPAGGEAWAMPLSLVAYRDSSNRKPALHRLWAGLAGDHEERQSQAAAAGTKDA from the coding sequence ATGGATATACGCTGGCTCCAGGATTTCCTCACCGTCGCCGAGCGTGGCAACTTCACCCGCGCCGCCGAAGAGCGGAACGCCTCGCAAGCCGCCTTCAGCCGCCGGATTCAGGCGCTCGAAACCTGGCTCGGCGTCACCTTGATCGACCGCAGCGTGTTTCCGACGCGGCTGACGCCCGAAGGCGAACGCTTCAGGGAGACCGCGGCCGAGACGCTGCATCAGTTGCTCGATGCCAAGACCGGCCTGTCAGGCCAACCTACGGCGAAACGCGACCAGGTCGTGATCGCATTGCCGCATGCGCTGGCGACGGGCCGCCTGCCCGGCTGGTGGGCGAGCTGGTCGCAGGGGCGTGCGCTGAGCTGCAAGGTCGCGCCCGGCAATGTCCACGACACCGTGACGGCGCTGGTCTCCGGCGCGGTCGACCTCCTGGTCTGCTTCCACCATGCGCAGCAGCCGATCCATCTCGACGCCGAGCGCTACGACCGGCTGGTGATCGGGGTCGAACATCTGCGCCCCTATGTCGCCGCCGAACACGCCGAGCGCTGGCCGCTGCCCGGCAAGGCCCAGGCGCCGCTGCCACTGCTGATGTATTCTGCCGGCGCCTATCTCGGCCGCATGGTGGATCTCATCATCGAAGCCGCTCCGGAGCCGCTGGCCGGGCATCGCCTGGTCGAGAGCGACATGGCCGATGTCCTGCGCGACATGGCTGTCGCCGGCTACGGCATCGCCTGGCTGCCGGAATGCGCCGCGGCGGCCGCGGGGCCGAAGCTGGTCCCGGCCGGCGGAGAGGCCTGGGCGATGCCGCTCTCGCTCGTTGCCTATCGCGACAGCAGCAACCGTAAACCCGCGCTGCACCGGCTCTGGGCCGGTCTCGCCGGAGACCACGAAGAGCGGCAGAGCCAAGCCGCCGCAGCGGGCACCAAAGACGCCTGA
- the infC gene encoding translation initiation factor IF-3 codes for MRRPFRAAPTPTKDGPRSNRDIRGVRDVQLIDDTGANRGVVSFFEALKIAEDAGLDLVEIAPNSEPPVCKILDYGRFRFLEQKKAAEARKKQRTIEIKEIKLRPGIDKHDYDVKMKAMHGFFEEGDKVKVTLRFRGREMAHQDLGVKVLERVKVDLVDVAKVESDWQLEGRQMVMVLAPK; via the coding sequence ATTCGTCGTCCTTTCCGCGCTGCCCCGACCCCGACCAAAGACGGCCCGCGTTCGAACCGTGACATTCGCGGTGTCCGCGATGTCCAGCTCATCGACGATACCGGCGCCAATCGTGGCGTGGTGTCGTTCTTCGAGGCCTTGAAGATTGCCGAGGATGCCGGTCTCGACCTGGTCGAGATCGCCCCCAATTCCGAGCCTCCGGTCTGCAAGATCCTCGACTATGGCCGCTTCCGCTTTCTCGAGCAGAAGAAGGCGGCCGAGGCGCGCAAGAAGCAGCGCACCATCGAGATCAAGGAGATCAAGCTCCGGCCGGGCATCGACAAGCACGATTACGACGTCAAGATGAAGGCCATGCACGGCTTCTTCGAGGAGGGCGACAAGGTCAAGGTGACCCTGCGCTTCCGCGGCCGTGAGATGGCGCACCAGGATCTCGGCGTGAAGGTGCTCGAGCGCGTCAAGGTCGATCTCGTCGACGTCGCCAAGGTCGAGAGCGACTGGCAGCTCGAAGGCCGCCAGATGGTCATGGTGCTCGCGCCCAAATAA
- a CDS encoding aldolase yields MSLPMSSPPSITNQRRDLAAALRLAAKFELNEGICNHFSVALPNSPDGKPRYLINPYGVHWSEMKPSDLLLIDDKGEVLEGEGEVEATARNIHVAAHKANLRHVAVLHVHMPYATALTMVEGGRLEMAHQTACRFHGRTHYVDHFGGLALDASEGEAIIAASKAYEHVDITFLAHHGVTIGGPSIAVAFDDLYFLERACRQQVLAMSTGRPLKLIPQQQIEATARDWRDVLVFQSEKHFEALRRIEGA; encoded by the coding sequence ATGTCCCTGCCCATGTCCTCCCCGCCCAGCATCACGAACCAGCGCCGCGATCTTGCCGCCGCGCTCCGCCTTGCCGCGAAGTTCGAGCTGAACGAGGGCATCTGCAATCATTTCTCGGTCGCCCTGCCGAACAGCCCCGACGGCAAGCCGCGCTACCTGATCAACCCCTATGGCGTGCACTGGTCGGAGATGAAGCCCTCCGACCTCCTGCTGATCGACGACAAGGGCGAGGTGCTGGAAGGGGAGGGCGAGGTCGAGGCCACCGCCCGCAACATCCACGTCGCCGCCCATAAGGCCAATCTGCGCCATGTCGCGGTACTGCATGTCCACATGCCCTACGCTACCGCTTTGACGATGGTCGAGGGCGGCAGGCTGGAGATGGCGCATCAGACCGCCTGCCGCTTCCACGGCCGCACGCATTATGTCGACCATTTCGGCGGGCTCGCGCTCGATGCAAGCGAGGGCGAGGCCATCATCGCCGCCAGCAAGGCTTACGAGCATGTCGACATCACCTTCCTCGCCCATCACGGCGTGACCATCGGCGGCCCCTCGATCGCGGTCGCCTTCGACGATCTCTACTTCCTGGAGCGCGCCTGCCGGCAGCAGGTTCTGGCGATGTCGACCGGCCGGCCGCTGAAGCTCATCCCGCAGCAGCAGATCGAGGCGACGGCGCGCGATTGGCGCGACGTGCTGGTGTTTCAGTCGGAGAAGCATTTCGAGGCGCTGCGGCGCATCGAAGGGGCCTGA
- a CDS encoding DUF1150 family protein has protein sequence MNEDRTMIQTTPLTQAEFAALGTGEVAYLKPMTSDELLRIFPQAPEIQPGLQLFALLSADGAPILVTDSRDAATANAWEHDLRMVSVH, from the coding sequence ATGAACGAAGATAGAACGATGATCCAGACCACTCCTCTGACCCAGGCCGAATTCGCGGCGCTTGGTACGGGCGAGGTCGCCTATCTGAAGCCGATGACCTCGGACGAACTCCTGCGCATCTTCCCGCAGGCGCCCGAGATCCAGCCCGGCCTGCAGCTCTTCGCGCTGCTCTCGGCCGATGGCGCGCCGATCCTGGTGACCGATTCGCGTGATGCCGCGACCGCCAACGCCTGGGAACACGATCTCAGGATGGTCAGCGTCCATTGA
- a CDS encoding phasin has protein sequence MNGKTPYEVPTEMREFAEKSVDQARKAFDGFIGAAQKAVDTAHGSAESARANAQDVTRKAMGYAETNVAAAFDLAQKLVKSKDLTEVMQHQSEFLKSQMAALQSQLKEMGSAAQDVANKVAETAAKATKAK, from the coding sequence ATGAACGGCAAGACACCTTACGAAGTGCCGACTGAAATGCGTGAGTTCGCCGAGAAGAGCGTCGATCAGGCCCGCAAGGCTTTCGACGGTTTCATCGGCGCGGCTCAGAAGGCTGTGGATACCGCTCATGGCTCGGCCGAGTCGGCCCGCGCCAACGCGCAGGACGTGACCCGCAAGGCGATGGGCTATGCCGAGACCAATGTCGCGGCCGCCTTCGACCTCGCCCAGAAGCTGGTGAAGTCCAAGGACCTGACCGAGGTCATGCAGCACCAGTCCGAGTTCCTGAAGTCGCAGATGGCCGCGCTCCAGAGCCAGCTCAAGGAGATGGGCTCGGCGGCGCAGGATGTCGCGAACAAGGTCGCCGAAACGGCCGCCAAGGCGACGAAGGCCAAGTGA
- a CDS encoding aspartate aminotransferase family protein, producing MSHLLHRSVNGAYPVAVGGKGVMLFDAEGKSYIDASGGAAVSCLGHGHPDIQAAMHAQIDKLAYAHTSFFTSEPAEELAEHLIARAPKGLSNVFICSSGSEAIEACLKLARHYFIEKGESRRTNFISRRQSYHGITVGALSVGGRMKDRAPFKEMLLSGHHIAPCYAYRDRRTEETPEQYGLRVADELEAKILELGPGTVAAFVAETVVGATLGAATPAPGYFKRIREICDRHGVLLILDEVMCGMGRTGTLHACEQEGIAPDLMAIAKGLGAGYAPIGAMLASGRIVEAIRQGSGAFPHSQTYNGHPLACATALAVQKVIERDDLLANVRLQGAHLERRLKERFGNHHHVGDVRGRGHFWGIELVADRASKTPFEAGLKLNARIKQAAMARGLMVYPMGGTADGTAGDHVLLAPPFIADAAVMDMIVERLGEAVDAAIAGALHDGAGH from the coding sequence ATGAGCCATCTGCTTCATCGCAGCGTCAACGGCGCCTATCCCGTCGCTGTCGGCGGCAAGGGCGTCATGCTCTTCGACGCCGAGGGCAAGAGCTATATCGACGCCAGCGGCGGCGCGGCGGTCTCCTGCCTCGGCCATGGCCATCCCGACATCCAAGCTGCGATGCATGCCCAGATCGACAAGCTGGCCTATGCCCATACCAGCTTCTTCACCTCGGAGCCGGCCGAGGAGCTGGCGGAGCATCTCATCGCCCGCGCGCCGAAGGGGCTGAGCAACGTCTTCATCTGCAGCAGCGGCTCCGAGGCGATCGAGGCCTGCCTGAAGCTGGCGCGGCATTATTTCATCGAAAAGGGCGAAAGCCGGCGGACCAACTTCATCTCGCGCCGGCAGAGCTATCACGGCATCACGGTGGGGGCGCTCTCGGTCGGCGGCCGCATGAAGGATCGCGCACCGTTCAAGGAGATGCTGCTCAGCGGCCACCATATCGCGCCCTGCTATGCCTATCGCGACCGGCGCACTGAGGAGACGCCGGAGCAATATGGGCTGCGCGTCGCCGACGAGCTGGAGGCCAAGATCCTGGAGCTCGGGCCTGGCACGGTCGCAGCCTTCGTCGCCGAGACGGTCGTTGGCGCGACGCTCGGGGCCGCCACGCCCGCGCCCGGCTATTTCAAGCGCATCCGCGAGATCTGCGACCGCCATGGCGTACTCCTGATCCTCGACGAGGTGATGTGCGGCATGGGCCGCACCGGCACGCTGCATGCCTGCGAGCAGGAAGGGATCGCGCCCGATCTGATGGCGATCGCCAAGGGGCTGGGCGCCGGCTATGCGCCGATCGGCGCGATGCTGGCCTCGGGCAGGATCGTCGAGGCGATCCGGCAGGGCTCCGGCGCCTTTCCGCACAGCCAGACCTATAACGGCCACCCGCTCGCCTGCGCGACCGCGCTCGCGGTGCAGAAGGTGATCGAGCGCGACGACCTGCTCGCCAATGTCCGCCTCCAGGGCGCCCATCTCGAGCGCCGCCTGAAGGAGCGCTTCGGCAACCACCATCATGTCGGCGATGTGCGTGGGCGCGGCCATTTCTGGGGCATCGAACTCGTTGCCGACCGCGCCTCGAAGACGCCTTTCGAGGCCGGCCTCAAGCTCAACGCCAGGATCAAGCAGGCAGCGATGGCGCGCGGCCTGATGGTCTATCCGATGGGAGGAACCGCCGACGGAACAGCCGGCGACCATGTGTTGCTGGCTCCGCCCTTCATCGCTGACGCGGCGGTGATGGACATGATCGTCGAACGGCTCGGAGAAGCGGTCGATGCCGCGATCGCCGGTGCCTTGCACGATGGCGCCGGACATTGA
- a CDS encoding Hsp20 family protein, with product MMRTPSLSHPFLLGFDDIERALDRVTKGGSEGYPPYNIERMPRCEDEPDRLRITLAVAGFAREQLEITLEENQLTIRGRQSDDKNRQFLHRGIAARQFQRSFLLADGMQVMGADLSNGLLAIDLVRPEPERLIRRIDIVSRD from the coding sequence ATGATGCGTACGCCAAGTCTGTCGCATCCGTTCCTGCTGGGGTTCGATGATATCGAACGCGCGCTCGACCGGGTGACGAAGGGGGGCAGCGAAGGCTACCCGCCCTATAACATCGAGCGCATGCCACGCTGCGAAGACGAGCCGGACCGGCTCCGAATCACATTGGCGGTAGCGGGTTTCGCCCGCGAGCAGCTCGAGATCACGCTGGAAGAGAACCAGCTCACCATCCGGGGTCGCCAGAGCGACGACAAAAACCGGCAGTTCCTTCATCGCGGCATCGCGGCGCGCCAGTTTCAGCGCAGCTTCCTGCTGGCGGATGGAATGCAGGTGATGGGAGCCGATCTCTCCAACGGACTTCTCGCGATCGACTTGGTGAGGCCGGAACCTGAGCGTCTCATCCGGCGTATCGATATCGTGAGCCGGGATTGA
- a CDS encoding aspartate/glutamate racemase family protein, translating into MRIALIHALRHSPPPIEAAFAELWPQVRLMNLLDDSLSSDLARDGKITEAMTRRFLELARYAKATGADGILFTCSAFGPCIEAVQRELAPLPVLKPNEAMIEEAEKAGARIGLLASFAPTLASMPPEFPPALTIMPKLAEGALAALDRGDGAEHDRIAAEAARDLAGCDVIALAQFSLARSAPAVMAATGRPVLTTPESAVRKLKRLLG; encoded by the coding sequence ATGCGGATCGCCCTGATCCATGCACTCCGGCATTCGCCGCCTCCGATCGAGGCGGCGTTCGCCGAACTCTGGCCCCAAGTCAGGCTGATGAACCTGCTCGACGACAGCCTCTCATCCGATCTCGCCCGCGACGGCAAGATCACGGAGGCGATGACGCGGCGCTTCCTGGAACTTGCGCGCTATGCGAAGGCGACCGGCGCCGACGGCATCCTGTTTACCTGCTCGGCCTTCGGGCCCTGCATCGAGGCGGTGCAGCGCGAACTTGCGCCGCTGCCGGTGCTGAAGCCGAACGAGGCGATGATCGAGGAGGCCGAAAAGGCCGGGGCGCGCATCGGCCTCCTCGCCAGCTTCGCGCCGACGCTGGCCTCGATGCCGCCGGAGTTCCCTCCTGCATTGACGATCATGCCGAAGCTGGCGGAAGGGGCGCTCGCCGCCCTCGACCGTGGTGACGGCGCCGAGCATGACCGTATCGCCGCAGAGGCAGCGCGCGATCTCGCCGGCTGCGACGTGATCGCGCTCGCCCAGTTCAGCCTGGCGCGATCAGCGCCCGCGGTCATGGCCGCAACCGGCAGGCCGGTGCTGACGACGCCGGAGAGCGCCGTGAGGAAGCTGAAGCGCCTGCTCGGCTGA
- a CDS encoding MurR/RpiR family transcriptional regulator — protein sequence MDQIGVVTALDAQFDELPTQLQAVARWVLDHPADVALLTTREQARRAGLAPATFTRLAQRLGLPGYDALRTAYAASLRQRPDGFANRATELLERHGDEGDSAIAQDMFAALAEHVRALREPESVASLERAAALLANARGVFCFGLRSAFPAVYMLDYIRTLIGAESVLADTAGGRGIDALRRIGPGDVLFVISVSPYTRLTLQAAAYARDKGASILALTDSAHSPLAALADETVLVRTETPSFFHSMTPAFAAVECLAALMTARRGKPALDAIAASETQLDAFSTFETPRRAKRRPS from the coding sequence GGGTGCTCGATCACCCCGCCGATGTCGCCTTGCTGACGACGCGCGAGCAGGCGCGGCGCGCGGGCTTGGCTCCCGCGACCTTCACAAGGCTGGCGCAGCGCCTTGGCCTTCCCGGTTACGACGCCCTGCGAACGGCTTATGCGGCGTCGCTGCGCCAGCGCCCCGACGGCTTCGCCAACCGCGCAACCGAATTGCTCGAACGCCATGGCGACGAGGGCGACAGCGCCATCGCGCAGGACATGTTCGCGGCCTTGGCCGAGCATGTCCGGGCCTTGCGGGAGCCCGAATCCGTCGCCAGCCTCGAACGCGCGGCCGCATTGCTGGCGAATGCGCGCGGCGTCTTCTGCTTCGGGCTGCGCTCCGCCTTTCCGGCCGTCTATATGCTCGACTATATCCGCACGCTGATCGGCGCGGAGTCGGTCCTCGCCGACACAGCCGGCGGGCGCGGCATCGATGCCTTGCGCCGGATCGGCCCGGGCGACGTGCTCTTCGTCATCTCGGTCTCGCCCTATACGCGCCTGACGCTCCAGGCCGCCGCCTATGCGCGCGACAAGGGCGCCTCGATCCTAGCGCTGACCGACAGCGCGCATTCGCCGCTCGCCGCGCTCGCCGACGAGACCGTGCTGGTGCGCACCGAAACGCCCTCCTTCTTCCACAGCATGACGCCGGCTTTTGCTGCGGTGGAATGCCTGGCGGCGCTGATGACGGCGCGGCGCGGCAAGCCGGCGCTCGACGCCATCGCCGCCTCCGAGACCCAGCTCGACGCCTTCTCGACCTTTGAGACCCCTCGCCGCGCCAAACGGAGACCATCATGA
- a CDS encoding amino acid ABC transporter substrate-binding protein gives MTIFKRLLATGFGLALAATVTTAFAQTSTLERVKARGELICGNHTALAGFGLQGSDGRWAGLDIDLCRAVAAAIFNDPNKLKFVPTTTQMRFTVVQSGDVDMLSRNATYTMTRDVAAGMAWPAINYFDGQGFMVRKSLGITEAKALNGASICVTQGTTTELNLADFFRTHNLKYEVVGFSTNEEGVKAFEAGRCDAFTTDSSGLAAERLKFAKPDDFEILTELISREPLGPAVKRGDESWFVLVRWAHYAMLNAEEFGVTKANVDEMLKSTNPEIKRLLGVEGKFGEGLGLTTDWAYRIVKHVGNYGESFERNVGTGSRLQLKRGLNALASKGGLQYPYPIR, from the coding sequence ATGACAATCTTCAAACGCCTGCTCGCGACCGGATTCGGCCTCGCTTTGGCCGCCACGGTGACCACCGCTTTCGCCCAGACCTCGACGCTGGAGCGCGTCAAGGCGCGCGGCGAACTGATCTGCGGCAACCACACCGCCCTGGCGGGCTTTGGCCTGCAAGGTAGCGACGGCCGCTGGGCCGGTCTCGATATCGACCTCTGCCGCGCCGTAGCGGCCGCGATCTTCAACGACCCCAACAAGCTCAAGTTCGTTCCGACGACGACGCAGATGCGCTTTACCGTCGTGCAAAGCGGCGATGTCGACATGCTCTCGCGCAACGCGACCTACACGATGACACGGGATGTTGCGGCAGGCATGGCGTGGCCGGCGATCAACTATTTCGACGGCCAGGGCTTCATGGTGAGGAAGTCGCTCGGCATCACCGAGGCGAAAGCGCTGAACGGCGCCTCGATCTGCGTGACGCAAGGCACCACGACGGAGCTGAACCTCGCCGACTTCTTTCGCACCCACAATCTGAAATACGAGGTCGTGGGCTTCTCCACCAATGAAGAGGGCGTCAAGGCGTTCGAAGCCGGGCGCTGCGACGCCTTCACCACCGACAGCTCGGGGCTGGCGGCGGAGCGTCTGAAATTCGCCAAACCGGACGACTTCGAGATCCTGACGGAGCTGATCTCGCGGGAGCCACTCGGCCCCGCCGTGAAGCGCGGCGACGAGAGCTGGTTCGTGCTCGTGCGCTGGGCGCATTACGCCATGCTCAACGCCGAGGAGTTCGGCGTGACCAAGGCCAATGTCGATGAGATGCTGAAATCGACGAACCCCGAGATCAAGCGCCTGCTCGGTGTCGAAGGCAAGTTCGGCGAGGGGCTCGGCCTGACCACCGATTGGGCCTACCGGATCGTCAAGCATGTCGGCAATTACGGCGAGAGCTTCGAGCGCAATGTCGGCACGGGCTCGCGCCTGCAGCTCAAGCGCGGCCTCAACGCGCTCGCCTCCAAGGGCGGCCTGCAATATCCGTATCCGATCCGCTAG
- a CDS encoding aspartate/glutamate racemase family protein translates to MQHIPHRRLIGVLGGMGPAATIDFMAKVVMLTPAQHDQDHVPLLVHGVPQIPDRSAAIAAGSDAPFLPMAAGIMQLERAGAEFIAIPCNTAHYWHERLARGSRVPLLHIADAVMAMIAEIEPPIGAVALMATRGTIAAGLYQSRFGTKRPRLILPDEPAQALVDSAIVATKAGQRPLALRHAEEASQRLLDAGAERLLLACTELPLALADSAFLPLGIDPTEALARACVNASLGEAR, encoded by the coding sequence ATGCAGCATATTCCACATCGGCGGCTCATCGGCGTTCTCGGCGGCATGGGGCCGGCCGCGACGATCGATTTCATGGCGAAGGTGGTGATGCTGACGCCGGCGCAGCACGATCAGGACCATGTACCGCTGCTCGTCCATGGCGTGCCGCAGATTCCCGATCGCTCGGCTGCGATCGCCGCGGGCAGCGATGCGCCCTTCCTGCCGATGGCGGCGGGAATCATGCAGCTGGAGCGCGCCGGGGCGGAGTTCATCGCCATCCCCTGCAACACCGCGCATTACTGGCATGAACGCCTGGCGCGCGGCAGCCGCGTGCCGTTGCTGCACATCGCCGACGCGGTCATGGCGATGATCGCGGAGATCGAGCCGCCCATTGGCGCGGTCGCCCTGATGGCGACGCGCGGCACTATCGCAGCCGGGCTCTACCAGTCGCGCTTCGGCACTAAGCGCCCCCGTCTCATTCTGCCCGACGAGCCGGCGCAGGCCCTGGTCGACAGTGCCATCGTCGCGACGAAAGCCGGCCAGCGCCCGCTCGCTCTTCGACATGCAGAGGAGGCGAGCCAACGCCTTCTCGACGCCGGAGCGGAGCGATTGCTGCTGGCCTGCACCGAACTACCCCTGGCTCTTGCGGATAGTGCGTTCCTGCCGCTCGGCATCGACCCGACCGAAGCCCTGGCGCGGGCCTGCGTCAACGCCTCGCTCGGCGAGGCGCGCTGA
- a CDS encoding alpha/beta hydrolase: MERDAPQWLDVGEGTEQRRLAYLAQPGDGAPVLWLGGFRSDMRATKAEALAEWARLTGHAFLRFDYAGHGETGGDFARWTLSHWLEDALAMIAARCGAPPILVGSSMGGWIALLAARKLLGTALAPAGLVLIAPAVDFSEDLMWAQMPDAIRETILRDGVWLRPSEYSPDPTPITRALIEDGRRHLMFGSEIRTGCPVHILQGMADPDVPWRQAVKLVEHLAGDPVLLTLIKDGDHRLSTPGDIARLTSAVAGVTAPA; this comes from the coding sequence GTGGAGCGAGACGCGCCGCAATGGCTGGACGTCGGTGAAGGCACTGAACAACGCCGGCTCGCCTATCTCGCGCAGCCCGGCGATGGTGCCCCCGTGCTCTGGCTCGGCGGCTTCCGCTCCGACATGCGCGCGACCAAGGCCGAGGCGCTGGCGGAATGGGCGAGGCTGACGGGACACGCCTTCCTGCGCTTCGATTATGCCGGCCATGGCGAAACCGGCGGCGATTTCGCGCGCTGGACCTTGTCGCATTGGCTCGAGGACGCGCTTGCGATGATCGCGGCCCGCTGCGGCGCGCCGCCGATCCTGGTCGGCTCGTCGATGGGCGGCTGGATCGCCCTGCTCGCAGCCCGCAAGCTGCTGGGCACGGCGCTCGCGCCGGCCGGGCTGGTGCTGATCGCGCCGGCCGTCGATTTCTCCGAGGATCTGATGTGGGCGCAGATGCCCGACGCGATCCGCGAGACCATCCTGCGCGACGGCGTCTGGCTGAGGCCGTCCGAATATTCGCCCGATCCGACGCCGATCACGCGCGCGCTCATCGAGGACGGCCGCAGGCATCTGATGTTTGGAAGCGAGATCAGGACCGGCTGCCCTGTGCATATCCTGCAAGGAATGGCCGATCCCGACGTGCCGTGGCGGCAAGCGGTCAAGCTCGTCGAGCATCTCGCCGGCGATCCCGTCCTGCTGACGCTGATCAAGGATGGCGATCACCGTCTCTCGACGCCGGGCGACATCGCCCGGCTGACGTCAGCAGTCGCCGGGGTCACGGCCCCGGCCTGA